A stretch of Heterodontus francisci isolate sHetFra1 chromosome 44, sHetFra1.hap1, whole genome shotgun sequence DNA encodes these proteins:
- the LOC137355970 gene encoding probable G-protein coupled receptor 139: MIPRGSCPIKGCPIPNPWVSPILKEWSQSAGSFQSQENPIPDTRVVQIPGRVDVGPTFGVSDPRPNISLFLLSLPVNLLAIVILSRGKCGLSTCTTRYLVAMATADLLLIITDVILWRIIYYYFPGSVLNITPVCSFITLLSYEATDCSVWFTVTFSFDRFVAICCQKLKTKYCTEKTAAVVLATTCILFCLKNVPYYFIFEPGEIIDNVPWFCYFKPSYYTEPGWMGLDWLDTVLIPFLPFVLILLLNTLTVRHILVASRVRKGLRVQSKGGNRSDPEIESRRKSVILLFAISGSFILLWLTYVIYFSISNITGTYLEDYTHPLYVFGQVGYMLQILSCCTNTFIYAVTQSKFRQQVKNAVKYPVTSIIRLISKRDI; encoded by the exons ATGATCCCGAGGGGGAGTTGTCCAATCAAGGGCTGTCCAATCCCCAACCCCTGGGTATCTCCTATCCTGAAGGAGTGGTCCCAGTCCGCTGGGAGCTTTCAATCTCAGGAGAATCCAATCCCGGACACGAGGGTGGTGCAAATCCCGGGCAGGGTGGATGTTGGTCCAACCTTTGGGGTGTCCGATCCACGACCCAATATT tctcttttccttctctctcttccagttaatttactggcgattgtgatcctgtcccggggaaagtgcggactctccacctgcaccactcgctacctggtggccatggcaacggcagatctactgctcattatcactgatgtcatactgtggcggatcatttattattatttcccaggatctgtcctgaacatcacccctgtgtgtagttttatcactctcctcagttatgaaGCTACAGACTGTtcggtctggttcaccgtcactttctcctttgatcgatttgtggccatttgttgccagaagctgaaaactaaatattgcactgagaaaactgcagctgtggttctcgcaacaacctgtattctgttctgtttaaaaaatgtcccctactactttatatttgaacctggagagataattgacaatgtaccgtggttctgttatttcaagccaagctattatactgagcccggatggatGGGACTCGACTGGTTGGATACGGTTTTAATCCCATTTCTCCCAttcgttttaattctgttgctcaacactctgacagtcagacacattttagtggccagtcgagtccgtaaggggctgagggttcagagcaagggagggaatcgcagtgacccagagatagagagcagaaggaagtctgtgattttactcttcgccatatccggcagcttcatacttctgtggttaacGTATGTTATATATTTCTCAATTTCTAATATTACAGGGACATATCTCGAGGATTACACTCATCCTCTCTATGTCTTTGGACAAGTTGGATACATGCTGCAGattctaagttgctgcacaaacacatttatatatgcggtgACACAATCCAAGTTCAGACAGCAGGTCAAGAACGccgtgaaatatccggttacatcaataaTTCGATTAATTTCCAAACGAGACATCTGA